From the genome of Phragmitibacter flavus, one region includes:
- a CDS encoding CCA tRNA nucleotidyltransferase, which yields MSRDQKSARDLKLPPCPLPRPGDEVIWYTDSVPHRGKLEGHGTKGRPHVRSELQHSFVLDSFDVVRLQDTAHRRGPAWEHLPDGGRIFCATASEQQLFGVLLARPVPPGPRYAELITEIWSRGFEIFVVGGTVRDVLAGKETHDVDLVTTMPLNSASRLLKAMYRSDPQISDKNGYVRLGGVPRLGDPFIDLKMFSLAAPGTENAIFGADFCSDVGHRDFSCNAIYYDPINAVLIDPSGRGIEDAKESRLCLVCDQASRRPKQRAQIVIRFLKFKMRGFEATVETIETITKDYLPDLAAMDGSERLRYLKAQVINKCAPGDRQAKLEQFRICMIEFGAEREWVKFFQPLVKDILS from the coding sequence ATGTCCCGAGACCAAAAGTCGGCAAGAGATCTAAAATTGCCACCTTGCCCGCTGCCCAGGCCGGGTGACGAGGTGATCTGGTATACGGACTCAGTTCCTCATCGCGGGAAGCTTGAGGGGCACGGAACGAAGGGGCGTCCGCACGTCAGAAGTGAGCTGCAACATTCCTTTGTATTAGATTCTTTCGATGTCGTTAGGTTACAAGATACTGCCCATCGTAGAGGACCAGCTTGGGAACATCTTCCAGATGGGGGTCGCATTTTTTGTGCAACTGCGTCAGAACAGCAATTGTTTGGCGTCTTGCTTGCTCGACCGGTCCCACCTGGCCCCAGATATGCCGAACTGATTACTGAAATTTGGTCCCGTGGATTTGAAATATTCGTGGTTGGCGGGACTGTTCGTGACGTTTTGGCGGGCAAAGAAACTCACGACGTTGATTTGGTCACCACCATGCCATTAAATAGCGCTTCACGCTTACTTAAGGCGATGTATCGTAGCGACCCCCAAATATCAGACAAAAATGGTTATGTAAGACTCGGTGGAGTGCCAAGATTAGGGGATCCATTTATAGACCTGAAAATGTTTTCGCTTGCGGCCCCAGGAACCGAAAATGCAATCTTCGGTGCTGACTTTTGTAGTGACGTCGGACATCGTGACTTTTCTTGTAATGCGATATATTACGACCCAATTAACGCAGTGCTAATCGATCCATCAGGCAGAGGTATTGAGGACGCCAAAGAGAGCAGACTCTGCTTAGTCTGTGACCAAGCTTCAAGGCGCCCAAAGCAACGGGCACAAATCGTCATTCGTTTCCTAAAATTCAAAATGCGTGGATTCGAAGCTACTGTTGAGACCATCGAAACAATAACGAAAGACTATCTTCCTGATCTTGCGGCTATGGATGGGAGCGAACGATTGCGCTATCTGAAGGCACAAGTGATCAACAAATGTGCACCTGGCGATCGGCAAGCTAAACTTGAACAATTTCGCATATGTATGATTGAGTTTGGAGCTGAACGCGAATGGGTGAAGTTTTTCCAACCACTTGTAAAAGATATTCTTTCATGA
- a CDS encoding NACHT domain-containing protein gives MNLDSAIHYFCKPVVRHADRFVELDPHEDIGFEVTPFAEIEQYLKRHFTTTTGPVEIAGRSYTLPVFVPKNTDKICYVLVDGSGLPTEESPTKQTDTEWITEYSHWIAEKLSFSEGLAKDQAAYLETEFLSPSLSEVDPYTLSSTRSVTWEYALSRKRCVLLGEPGTGKTTLLRRWALNFCKDVSRGEQPTSIPVYFQLRDWQDEHSASHALNQACFGSDGGSDSKATMRSLCRAGRVVLLLDGLDEVPDSKRQVISDMISRLANDSPMIGIILSTRTASYKGDFQGFSHCLLRPFEDSHMLEWSYKKLYSHDRLSWHRFVRHLNELPQMKDAARNPFLLGLLVHFYRQNSVLPKDSANLLSSYVRALSGEWDMVRGISRSSESWAAPGRKLSSLCRLAFWLVDSNRSDFSTEEFCSSEIKYAERDISLHLLPALVEHTGLLQCVDHHRRSWKFSHRTLMELFAANYLVERADDVSSLFVNRWANPTWRSIWVYACGLAQDAGHLVQLILNDNQIAETHRASLLARAFAQNLNMRESDIEKGCAVIMKAVDDLLRSFKLAQSREPIAKDVLWCIKLKHKESLAKWENFNREEAIALLCDVYAGRSGVLGKYVRSVPSGSESLELVKFLEGLSQEGDFKVNVVDDDASGTGLLIIYISIPEHSTVQKSEWASTDWGK, from the coding sequence ATGAACCTAGACTCTGCAATTCATTATTTTTGCAAGCCGGTTGTGAGGCACGCCGATAGGTTCGTTGAATTGGATCCTCACGAAGACATCGGATTTGAGGTAACTCCGTTTGCGGAAATTGAACAGTATTTGAAGAGACATTTCACAACTACGACTGGCCCAGTGGAAATTGCTGGCAGGAGTTACACTTTACCTGTCTTCGTCCCAAAAAATACAGACAAAATTTGCTATGTTTTAGTGGACGGCTCGGGTCTGCCAACAGAGGAGTCTCCGACCAAACAAACAGACACAGAGTGGATAACTGAATATTCTCATTGGATAGCTGAAAAGCTTTCGTTCTCGGAAGGATTGGCGAAAGATCAGGCAGCATACCTAGAGACCGAGTTTTTATCGCCGTCCCTATCTGAGGTGGACCCTTACACTCTTAGTTCGACGAGAAGCGTAACCTGGGAGTATGCGCTCTCAAGAAAAAGGTGTGTCCTATTGGGGGAGCCCGGAACTGGAAAGACAACTTTACTGAGGCGGTGGGCATTAAATTTTTGCAAGGACGTATCTAGAGGAGAGCAGCCAACTTCGATACCTGTCTACTTTCAGCTTCGCGATTGGCAAGATGAGCATAGCGCTAGTCACGCTTTAAATCAGGCTTGTTTTGGTTCAGATGGTGGATCTGACTCAAAAGCCACAATGCGATCACTCTGTCGCGCTGGCAGGGTAGTTCTCCTGCTCGATGGCTTAGATGAGGTTCCTGACTCGAAGCGTCAGGTGATCTCCGATATGATTTCCCGCCTTGCCAACGATTCCCCAATGATCGGAATTATTCTTTCTACCCGCACCGCCTCTTACAAAGGGGATTTTCAAGGGTTTAGTCATTGTTTACTAAGGCCTTTCGAAGACTCACACATGCTAGAATGGAGTTACAAAAAGCTATATTCACATGACCGTTTAAGTTGGCATCGCTTTGTCAGACACCTGAATGAACTGCCTCAAATGAAGGATGCAGCAAGAAATCCGTTTTTGCTTGGATTGCTAGTGCATTTTTATCGCCAAAACTCAGTGCTTCCAAAAGATTCGGCAAACCTGTTATCTAGCTATGTTCGAGCCCTGTCAGGAGAATGGGATATGGTTCGAGGAATTAGCAGGTCAAGCGAATCTTGGGCGGCTCCTGGGAGAAAACTCTCTTCGCTTTGTCGGTTGGCATTTTGGCTGGTAGACTCAAATAGATCTGACTTTTCAACGGAAGAATTCTGCTCCTCCGAAATTAAATACGCTGAACGCGACATTTCACTTCACCTGCTCCCAGCTCTGGTGGAGCACACCGGCCTTTTACAGTGTGTAGACCATCATCGAAGAAGTTGGAAATTTTCGCATCGGACATTGATGGAGCTTTTCGCTGCGAACTACCTAGTTGAGCGTGCGGATGATGTTTCGAGTCTGTTTGTCAATCGTTGGGCGAACCCAACTTGGAGGAGTATTTGGGTCTATGCTTGCGGTCTTGCTCAGGATGCTGGCCACCTAGTTCAGCTAATACTAAACGACAATCAAATAGCCGAGACACACAGGGCCTCTTTGCTGGCGAGAGCTTTTGCACAAAACCTAAATATGAGGGAGAGTGATATTGAAAAGGGTTGTGCTGTAATTATGAAGGCGGTGGACGATTTACTGCGTTCATTTAAGCTCGCACAATCCAGAGAACCGATTGCCAAGGATGTCTTGTGGTGTATCAAACTTAAACATAAGGAATCTCTTGCCAAGTGGGAGAATTTTAATCGCGAGGAAGCAATTGCTTTGTTGTGCGACGTATACGCAGGGCGTTCAGGCGTTTTGGGTAAATATGTCAGGAGTGTTCCAAGTGGATCTGAGTCTCTCGAACTCGTCAAGTTCTTAGAGGGTTTGAGTCAAGAAGGTGATTTCAAAGTGAACGTTGTAGATGATGATGCGTCAGGCACTGGGCTTTTGATTATCTACATTTCCATTCCCGAGCATTCAACTGTCCAAAAAAGTGAATGGGCTTCGACCGACTGGGGAAAATGA
- a CDS encoding AAA family ATPase, giving the protein MNPTLCILGGCNGAGKTTLARELLPRLGLMRFLNADEVARGLSPLDPSLSAFKAGRLVLEEARSMIKAKASFAFEPEALGRL; this is encoded by the coding sequence ATGAACCCCACCCTCTGCATTCTCGGCGGCTGCAATGGAGCGGGGAAGACAACACTCGCGCGAGAATTGCTGCCGAGGCTGGGGTTGATGCGCTTTCTGAACGCGGACGAGGTAGCGCGAGGGCTTTCGCCGCTCGATCCTTCACTCAGCGCATTCAAAGCGGGTCGTCTTGTCCTGGAGGAAGCGCGTTCTATGATCAAGGCCAAGGCGAGCTTTGCTTTTGAGCCGGAAGCCTTGGGAAGGCTGTAG